Proteins encoded by one window of Rhea pennata isolate bPtePen1 chromosome 11, bPtePen1.pri, whole genome shotgun sequence:
- the LOC134145401 gene encoding aryl-hydrocarbon-interacting protein-like 1 isoform X2, with protein sequence MEEIYLLNVEGVKKKILHGGRGELPKFQDGSKITFHFQTLKDDFERTVIDDSREAGIPMELIVGKMFKLEIWETLLSSMRAGEVAEFWCDTIHTGMYALVSKGMRRIAEGRDPLEGQKHRCGMGNMFDYHSTGYADLDELQRTPQPLIFIMELFRVEEPSAYKRDTWAMNKEEKLAAVPVLHSEGNRLVLRKEFRQAAEKYQEAVICLRNLQAKEKPWEDAWLKLENLVTPLVLNYCQCQLELGEYYEATPRPISSGRRPTRPCGTSGRRGRTSRGPPTSTPPWRPP encoded by the exons ATGGAGGAAATCTACCTGCTGAACGTGGAAGGCGTCAAGAAGAAGATTTTACACGGAGGCCGAGGGGAGCTGCCCAAGTTCCAAGATGGGAGCAAG ATCACCTTCCACTTCCAGACGCTGAAGGACGACTTTGAGCGGACAGTGATTGATGACAGCCGGGAGGCCGGCATCCCCATGGAGCTCATCGTGGGCAAGATGTTCAAGCTGGAGATCTGGGAGACGCTGCTCAGCTCCATGCGGGCCGGGGAGGTGGCTGAGTTCTGGTGCGACACCATC CACACGGGCATGTACGCCCTGGTCTCCAAGGGCATGCGGCGGATCGCCGAGGGCCGCGACCCCCTGGAAGGGCAGAAGCACCGCTGCGGCATGGGCAACATGTTCGACTACCACAGCACGGGCTACGCCGACCTGGACGAGCTGCAGCGGACGCCGCAGCCCCTCATCTTCATCATGGAGCTGTTCCGG GTGGAGGAGCCCTCGGCGTACAAGCGTGACACCTGGGCCATGAACAAGGAGGAGAAGCTGGCGGCGGTGCCCGTGCTGCACAGCGAGGGCAACCGCCTCGTCCTCCGCAAGGAGTTTCGGCAGGCGGCCGAGAAGTACCAGGAGGCCGTCATCTGCCTGAGGAACCTGCAGGCCAAG GAGAAGCCGTGGGAGGACGCCTGGCTGAAGCTGGAGAACCTGGTCACGCCGCTGGTGCTCAACTACTGCCAGTGCCAGCTGGAGCTGGGCGAGTACTACGAG GCAACGCCAAGGCCTATTTCAAGCGGGCGAAGGCCCACGCGGCCGTGTGGAACGAGCGGGAGGCGCGGGAGGACTTCGCGCGGGCCGCCCACCTCGACCCCGCCGTGGCGGCCGCCGTGA
- the BTK gene encoding tyrosine-protein kinase BTK isoform X1 — MASVILESIFLKRSQQKKKTSPLNFKKRLFLLTESKLSYYEYDFERGRRGSKKGSVDIEKITCVETVVPENNPPPERQVPRKGEDCNNMEQISIIERFPYPFQVVYDEGPLYVFSPTEELRKRWIHQLKSVIRYNSDLVQKYHPCFWIDGQYLCCSQTAKNAMGCKILESRNGSLKVGRSHRKTKKPLPPTPEEDQMVMKPLPPEPAPGTTGKMKKVVALYDYSPMNAQDLQLQKGEEYFILEESHLPWWKACDKNGREGYIPSNYVTETSNSLEIFEWYSKNITRSQAEQLLKQEGKEGGFIVRDSTSKTGKYTVSVYAKSSVDPQGTIRHYVVYCTPQNQYYLAEKHLFNTIPELITYHQHNSAGLISRLKYPVSQHQKSAPSTAGLGYGSWEIDPKDLTFLKELGTGQFGVVKYGKWRGQYNVAIKMIREGSMSEDEFIDEAKVMMNLSHEKLVQLYGVCTKQRPIFIITEYMANGCLLNFLREPRRRFQPTELLEMCKDVCEAMEYLESKQFLHRDLAARNCLVNDQGIVKVSDFGLSRYVLDDEYTSSMGSKFPVRWSPPEVLLYSRFSSKSDVWAFGVLMWEVYSLGKMPYERFNNSETTEHVIQGLRLYRPQQASERVYAIMYSCWHEKAEERPAFTALLATILDITDEEP; from the exons ATGGCTAGCGTCATCCTGGAGAGCATCTTCCTGAAGCGCTCGCAGCAGAAGAAGAAGACGTCGCCCCTCAACTTCAAGAAGCGCCTGTTCCTGCTGACGGAGAGCAAGCTGTCCTACTACGAGTACGACTTCGAGCGCGGG CGCCGGGGCAGTAAGAAGGGCTCGGTGGACATCGAGAAGATCACCTGCGTGGAGACGGTGGTGCCCGAGAACAACCCTCCCCCCGAGCGGCAGGTCCCG aggaaaggggaggatTGCAACAACATGGAGCAGATCTCCATCATCGAGCGCTTCCCCTACCCCTTCCAG GTGGTGTACGACGAGGGGCCCCTCTACGTCTTCTCGCCCACCGAGGAGCTCCGCAAGCGCTGGATCCACCAGCTCAAGAGCG TGATCCGCTACAACAGCGACCTGGTCCAGAAGTACCACCCCTGCTTCTGGATCGACGGCCAGTACCTGTGCTGCTCGCAGACAGCCAAGAACGCCATGGGCTGCAAGATCCTGGAGAGCAGGAACGGCA GTTTAAAAGTCGGGCGGTCGCATCGCAAAACGAAGAAGCCTCTTCCCCCCACTCCCGAGGAGGACCAG ATGGTGATGAAGCCCCTGCCCCCCGAGCCGGCCCCCGGCACAACAGGCAAGATGAAGAAGGTGGTGGCCCTGTACGACTACTCGCCCATGAACGCGCAGgacctgcagctgcagaagggcGAGGAGTACTTCATCCTGGAGGAAAGCCACCTGCCCTGGTGGAAAGCCTGTGACAAGAACGG AAGGGAAGGCTACATCCCCAGCAACTATGTCACCGAAACCAGCAATTCCCTGGAGATCTTTGA GTGGTACTCCAAGAACATCACCCGGAGCCAAGCAGAGCAACTGCTGAAGCAGGAG gggaaggaagggggctTCATTGTCCGAGACTCGACTAGCAAGACAGGCAAATACACCGTCTCCGTCTACGCCAAGTCCTCTGT GGACCCCCAAGGCACTATCCGCCACTACGTCGTATACTGCACCCCCCAGAATCAGTACTACCTGGCGGAGAAGCACCTCTTCAACACCATCCCGGAGCTCATCACCTACCACCAGCACAACTCTGCTG GCCTCATATCCAGACTGAAATACCCCGTGTCTCAACACCAGAAAAGTGCTCCTTCCACAGCTGGCCTCGGCTATG GGTCATGGGAGATTGACCCGAAGGATCTGACTTTCCTGAAGGAACTGGGAACAGGGCAGTTTGGAGTGGTGAAGTACGGGAAATGGAGAGGCCAGTACAACGTCGCTATCAAGATGATCAGGGAGGGCTCCATGTCAGAGGATGAGTTTATCGACGAAGCCAAAGTCATGAT GAACCTGTCTCATGAGAAGCTGGTACAGCTCTATGGGGTCTGCACCAAGCAGCGTCCCATCTTCATCATCACTGAGTACATGGCCAACGGCTGCCTCCTGAACTTCCTGAGGGAGCCTCGGCGGCGGTTCCAGCCCACTGAATTGCTGGAGATGTGCAAGGATGTCTGTGAAGCTATGGAGTACCTGGAATCCAAGCAGTTCTTGCACCGAGACCTG GCTGCTCGCAACTGTTTGGTGAACGACCAAGGAATTGTGAAAGTCTCAGACTTCGGCCTTTCCAG GTACGTTCTGGATGACGAGTATACAAGCTCCATGGGGTCAAAGTTTCCAGTTCGGTGGTCGCCCCCTGAAGTCCTTCTATACAGCAGGTTCAGCAGCAAGTCTGACGTCTGGGCTTTTG GCGTTCTGATGTGGGAAGTTTACTCCCTGGGAAAGATGCCTTACGAGAGGTTTAACAACAGCGAGACGACGGAGCACGTCATCCAAGGCCTGCGCCTCTACCGGCCGCAGCAGGCCTCAGAGCGGGTCTACGCCATCATGTACAGCTGCTGGCATGAG AAAGCCGAGGAGCGCCCGGCGTTCACCGCGCTGCTGGCCACCATCCTGGACATCACCGACGAGGAGCCCTGA
- the TAF7L gene encoding transcription initiation factor TFIID subunit 7-like, whose product MSKSKDDAPHELESQFVLRLPPEYASTVRRAVQSGSVNLKDRLTIELHADGRHGIVRVDRVPLAAKLVDLPCIIESLKTIDKKTFYKTADICQMLVCTVDGDLYPPLEEQTVSTDPKANKKKDKDREKKFIWNHGITLPLKNVRKRRFRKTAKKKYIESPDVEKEVKRLLSTDAEAVSVRWEVIAEDETKEVDNHGSLTSLDISSPGMSGHKQGHGSSEHDELREIFNDISSSSEDEDERDHHDDEDLNIMDTEEDLERQLQDKLNESDGQQQENEGSNQIVMGIQKQIDNLKSKLQETQDRRKRQEDLIMKVENLALKTRLQAVLDEFKQQEEREKQQMTSLQEQLESLMEK is encoded by the exons ATGAGTAAGAGCAAGGACGATGCGCCGCACGAGCTGGAGAGCCAGTTCGTGCTGCGGCTGCCCCCG GAGTATGCATCTACCGTGCGAAGAGCAGTACAGTCTGGGAGTGTCAACTTGAAGGACAGGCTCACCATTGAGCTACACG CGGATGGGCGCCATGGGATTGTCCGTGTAGACCGAGTTCCGCTGGCAGCCAAGTTGGTGGATCTGCCCTGCATCATCGAGAGCTTAAAAACCATCGATAAGAAAACTTTCTATAAGACAGCGGATATCTGCCAG ATGCTTGTTTGCACTGTGGATGGTGACCTCTATCCCCCTCTGGaagagcaaactgtgagcactGACCCCAaggcaaacaagaaaaaggacAAGGATAGGGAGAAGAAGTTCATCTGGAACCATGGCA TTACTCTTCCCCTGAAAAACGTACGGAAGAGACGATTCCGGAAAACGGCTAAGAAGAAG TATATTGAGTCTCCTGATGTGGAAAAAGAGGTGAAGCGTCTCCTGAGCACCGATGCTGAGGCTGTCAGTGTCC GCTGGGAAGTCATTGCTGAAGATGAAACTAAAGAAGTAGATAACCATGGCTCACTCACCAGCCTGGACATCTCCTCCCCAGGGATGTCTGGGCATAAACAAGGCCATGGCTCCTCAG AACATGACGAACTGCGGGAGATATTTAATgacatcagcagcagcagtgaagaTGAGGATGAGAGGGATCATCATGATGATGAGGATCTGAACATCATGGACACAGAGGAGGACTTGGAGAGGCAGTTGCAGGACAAGCTGAACGAGTCtgatgggcagcagcaggagaacgAGGGATCCAACCAGATAG TCATGGGGATCCAGAAACAGATCGACAACCTGAAGAGTAAACTCCAGGAGACCCAGGACAGGAGGAAGCGCCAGGAGGATCTCATCATGAAAGTAGAGAACCTGGCCCTCAAG ACCCGTCTCCAAGCCGTGCTGGATGAGTTCAAGCAGCAGGAAGAGCGAGAGAAGCAGCAG ATGACctctctgcaggagcagctggaaTCTCTCATGGAGAAGTGA
- the TIMM8A gene encoding mitochondrial import inner membrane translocase subunit Tim8 A: MEAAGGGGLGVADPQLQRFIEVETQKQRFQQLVHQMTELCWEKCMDKPGPKLDSRAETCFVNCVERFIDTSQFILNRLEQTQKSKSAFSESLSD; this comes from the exons atggaggcggcgggcggcggcgggctgggcgTCGCCGACCCGCAGCTGCAGCGCTTCATCGAGGTGGAGACGCAGAAGCAGCGGTTCCAGCAGCTGGTGCACCAGATGACGGAGCTCTGCTGG GAGAAGTGCATGGACAAGCCCGGGCCGAAGCTGGACAGCCGGGCGGAGACGTGCTTCGTGAACTGCGTGGAGCGCTTCATCGACACCAGCCAGTTCATCCTGAACCGGCTGGAGCAGACGCAGAAGTCCAAGTCGGCTTTCTCGGAGAGCCTGTCCGACTGA
- the BTK gene encoding tyrosine-protein kinase BTK isoform X2 codes for MASVILESIFLKRSQQKKKTSPLNFKKRLFLLTESKLSYYEYDFERGRRGSKKGSVDIEKITCVETVVPENNPPPERQVPRKGEDCNNMEQISIIERFPYPFQVVYDEGPLYVFSPTEELRKRWIHQLKSVIRYNSDLVQKYHPCFWIDGQYLCCSQTAKNAMGCKILESRNGSLKVGRSHRKTKKPLPPTPEEDQPAPGTTGKMKKVVALYDYSPMNAQDLQLQKGEEYFILEESHLPWWKACDKNGREGYIPSNYVTETSNSLEIFEWYSKNITRSQAEQLLKQEGKEGGFIVRDSTSKTGKYTVSVYAKSSVDPQGTIRHYVVYCTPQNQYYLAEKHLFNTIPELITYHQHNSAGLISRLKYPVSQHQKSAPSTAGLGYGSWEIDPKDLTFLKELGTGQFGVVKYGKWRGQYNVAIKMIREGSMSEDEFIDEAKVMMNLSHEKLVQLYGVCTKQRPIFIITEYMANGCLLNFLREPRRRFQPTELLEMCKDVCEAMEYLESKQFLHRDLAARNCLVNDQGIVKVSDFGLSRYVLDDEYTSSMGSKFPVRWSPPEVLLYSRFSSKSDVWAFGVLMWEVYSLGKMPYERFNNSETTEHVIQGLRLYRPQQASERVYAIMYSCWHEKAEERPAFTALLATILDITDEEP; via the exons ATGGCTAGCGTCATCCTGGAGAGCATCTTCCTGAAGCGCTCGCAGCAGAAGAAGAAGACGTCGCCCCTCAACTTCAAGAAGCGCCTGTTCCTGCTGACGGAGAGCAAGCTGTCCTACTACGAGTACGACTTCGAGCGCGGG CGCCGGGGCAGTAAGAAGGGCTCGGTGGACATCGAGAAGATCACCTGCGTGGAGACGGTGGTGCCCGAGAACAACCCTCCCCCCGAGCGGCAGGTCCCG aggaaaggggaggatTGCAACAACATGGAGCAGATCTCCATCATCGAGCGCTTCCCCTACCCCTTCCAG GTGGTGTACGACGAGGGGCCCCTCTACGTCTTCTCGCCCACCGAGGAGCTCCGCAAGCGCTGGATCCACCAGCTCAAGAGCG TGATCCGCTACAACAGCGACCTGGTCCAGAAGTACCACCCCTGCTTCTGGATCGACGGCCAGTACCTGTGCTGCTCGCAGACAGCCAAGAACGCCATGGGCTGCAAGATCCTGGAGAGCAGGAACGGCA GTTTAAAAGTCGGGCGGTCGCATCGCAAAACGAAGAAGCCTCTTCCCCCCACTCCCGAGGAGGACCAG CCGGCCCCCGGCACAACAGGCAAGATGAAGAAGGTGGTGGCCCTGTACGACTACTCGCCCATGAACGCGCAGgacctgcagctgcagaagggcGAGGAGTACTTCATCCTGGAGGAAAGCCACCTGCCCTGGTGGAAAGCCTGTGACAAGAACGG AAGGGAAGGCTACATCCCCAGCAACTATGTCACCGAAACCAGCAATTCCCTGGAGATCTTTGA GTGGTACTCCAAGAACATCACCCGGAGCCAAGCAGAGCAACTGCTGAAGCAGGAG gggaaggaagggggctTCATTGTCCGAGACTCGACTAGCAAGACAGGCAAATACACCGTCTCCGTCTACGCCAAGTCCTCTGT GGACCCCCAAGGCACTATCCGCCACTACGTCGTATACTGCACCCCCCAGAATCAGTACTACCTGGCGGAGAAGCACCTCTTCAACACCATCCCGGAGCTCATCACCTACCACCAGCACAACTCTGCTG GCCTCATATCCAGACTGAAATACCCCGTGTCTCAACACCAGAAAAGTGCTCCTTCCACAGCTGGCCTCGGCTATG GGTCATGGGAGATTGACCCGAAGGATCTGACTTTCCTGAAGGAACTGGGAACAGGGCAGTTTGGAGTGGTGAAGTACGGGAAATGGAGAGGCCAGTACAACGTCGCTATCAAGATGATCAGGGAGGGCTCCATGTCAGAGGATGAGTTTATCGACGAAGCCAAAGTCATGAT GAACCTGTCTCATGAGAAGCTGGTACAGCTCTATGGGGTCTGCACCAAGCAGCGTCCCATCTTCATCATCACTGAGTACATGGCCAACGGCTGCCTCCTGAACTTCCTGAGGGAGCCTCGGCGGCGGTTCCAGCCCACTGAATTGCTGGAGATGTGCAAGGATGTCTGTGAAGCTATGGAGTACCTGGAATCCAAGCAGTTCTTGCACCGAGACCTG GCTGCTCGCAACTGTTTGGTGAACGACCAAGGAATTGTGAAAGTCTCAGACTTCGGCCTTTCCAG GTACGTTCTGGATGACGAGTATACAAGCTCCATGGGGTCAAAGTTTCCAGTTCGGTGGTCGCCCCCTGAAGTCCTTCTATACAGCAGGTTCAGCAGCAAGTCTGACGTCTGGGCTTTTG GCGTTCTGATGTGGGAAGTTTACTCCCTGGGAAAGATGCCTTACGAGAGGTTTAACAACAGCGAGACGACGGAGCACGTCATCCAAGGCCTGCGCCTCTACCGGCCGCAGCAGGCCTCAGAGCGGGTCTACGCCATCATGTACAGCTGCTGGCATGAG AAAGCCGAGGAGCGCCCGGCGTTCACCGCGCTGCTGGCCACCATCCTGGACATCACCGACGAGGAGCCCTGA
- the LOC134145401 gene encoding aryl-hydrocarbon-interacting protein-like 1 isoform X1, with product MEEIYLLNVEGVKKKILHGGRGELPKFQDGSKITFHFQTLKDDFERTVIDDSREAGIPMELIVGKMFKLEIWETLLSSMRAGEVAEFWCDTIHTGMYALVSKGMRRIAEGRDPLEGQKHRCGMGNMFDYHSTGYADLDELQRTPQPLIFIMELFRVEEPSAYKRDTWAMNKEEKLAAVPVLHSEGNRLVLRKEFRQAAEKYQEAVICLRNLQAKEKPWEDAWLKLENLVTPLVLNYCQCQLELGEYYEVLEHTTELLQKHNGTRGLAPPCPRPRGPAPTGPVSSGCFCL from the exons ATGGAGGAAATCTACCTGCTGAACGTGGAAGGCGTCAAGAAGAAGATTTTACACGGAGGCCGAGGGGAGCTGCCCAAGTTCCAAGATGGGAGCAAG ATCACCTTCCACTTCCAGACGCTGAAGGACGACTTTGAGCGGACAGTGATTGATGACAGCCGGGAGGCCGGCATCCCCATGGAGCTCATCGTGGGCAAGATGTTCAAGCTGGAGATCTGGGAGACGCTGCTCAGCTCCATGCGGGCCGGGGAGGTGGCTGAGTTCTGGTGCGACACCATC CACACGGGCATGTACGCCCTGGTCTCCAAGGGCATGCGGCGGATCGCCGAGGGCCGCGACCCCCTGGAAGGGCAGAAGCACCGCTGCGGCATGGGCAACATGTTCGACTACCACAGCACGGGCTACGCCGACCTGGACGAGCTGCAGCGGACGCCGCAGCCCCTCATCTTCATCATGGAGCTGTTCCGG GTGGAGGAGCCCTCGGCGTACAAGCGTGACACCTGGGCCATGAACAAGGAGGAGAAGCTGGCGGCGGTGCCCGTGCTGCACAGCGAGGGCAACCGCCTCGTCCTCCGCAAGGAGTTTCGGCAGGCGGCCGAGAAGTACCAGGAGGCCGTCATCTGCCTGAGGAACCTGCAGGCCAAG GAGAAGCCGTGGGAGGACGCCTGGCTGAAGCTGGAGAACCTGGTCACGCCGCTGGTGCTCAACTACTGCCAGTGCCAGCTGGAGCTGGGCGAGTACTACGAGGTGCTGGAGCACACGACGGAGCTGCTCCAGAAGCACAACGGTACTCGCGGCCTGGCCCCACCGTGCCCACGGCCCCGGGGACCTGCCCCCACGGGGCCCGTGTCCTCCggctgcttctgcctgtga
- the LOC134145242 gene encoding magnesium transporter NIPA2-like, with amino-acid sequence MGAAGGRPGFYVGLGLALASSAFIGGSFILKKKGLLRLARRGRARAGQGGHAYLREWLWWAGLLCMGVGEAANFAAYAFAPATLVTPLGALSVLVSAVLSSTFLNEQLNVHGKIGCILSILGSTVMVIHAPQEEEVSSLESMAEKLKDPGFIVFAVCVLVSSLLLIFVAGPRYGRSNVLVYVLVCSAIGSLSVSCVKGLGIALKELFAGKPVLKEPLGWVLLVCLMICISVQINYLNKALDIFNTSVVTPVYYVLFTTAVMTCSAILFKEWQNMVLDNIIGTISGFLTIVCGIFLLHAFRDMPFTPDLLPLFVQQSRADLHASWRSADRHQLCQHQPLLPSEDKGSQSAEEEEEEEGEDV; translated from the exons atgggggcggcgggcggccgccccggcttctacgtggggctggggctggcgcTGGCTTCCAGCGCCTTCATCGGCGGCAGCTTCATCCTGAAGAAGAAGGGGCTGCTGCGGCtggcgcgccgcggccgcgcccgcgcag GGCAAGGAGGCCACGCGTACCTGCGGGAGTGGCTGTGGTGGGCCGGGCTGCTGTGCA TGGGAGTTGGAGAAGCAGCAAATTTTGCTGCCTATGCCTTTGCCCCTGCAACACTTGTAACTCCACTGGGTGCACTAAGTGTTCTTGTTAG TGCTGTGTTGTCTTCCACCTTCCTGAATGAGCAGCTGAATGTTCATGGGAAGATTGGCTGCATCCTAAGCATTCTGGGCTCCACGGTGATGGTAATCCATGCCCCCCAAGAAGAAGAGGTTTCCAGCCTGGAGTCAATGGCAGAGAAGCTAAAAGATCCAG GATTCATTGTATTTGCTGTGTGTGTACTGGTGAGCTCCCTTCTCCTTATCTTTGTGGCCGGACCCCGTTATGGACGGAGCAACGTCCTGGTTTATGTTTTGGTCTGCTCTGCCATCGGCTCACTCTCTGTGTCCTGCGTCAAAGGCCTGGGGATTGCCCTAAAGGAACTGTTTGCTGGGAAGCCAGTCCTGAAAGAACCGCTGGGCTGGGTGCTCCTGGTTTGCCTCATGATCTGCATCAGTGTCCAGATCAACTATCTGAACAAAGCTTTGGACATCTTCAACACGTCTGTGGTCACACCCGTTTACTACGTGTTGTTCACCACAGCAGTCATGACGTGTTCTGCCATCCTATTCAAGGAGTGGCAAAACATGGTGCTAGACAACATCATCGGCACTATCAGTGGCTTCCTCACCATCGTGTGTGGCATCTTCCTCCTGCACGCCTTCCGGGACATGCCCTTCACACCTGATCTCCTGCCCCTCTTTGTCCAGCAAAGCAGGGCAGACTTGCACGCATCATGGAGGAGTGCAGACAGACATCAGTTGTGTCAACACCAGCCTCTTCTGCCCTCAGAAGATAAAGGCTCTCAGagtgcagaggaggaagaggaggaggaaggggaagatgTGTGA